Genomic DNA from Chlorogloeopsis sp. ULAP01:
CCAATCCCTCGTGATGCTCCAGTTACCAGAGCTACTTGATTGCGAAAATCACTCATGACTTTGCTCCATTTACTAATATCAAACTTTTAAGACCAAACGGTCTGTTTTTTTCAAAAAAAAGAGGTTCAATATGCTTAATTAGGTAGGGCAAGAATAAAAGCAACCCGCGTCAAAAATTTAAAATGGCTGAAAATTTACCAATGACTAATGACAACTTAAACTAGTTAACTTTATTTGTACTAACCTACTTAAATTGATAATTGGGTTTCAATGTAATCATTTAAGTGCTTGATTAATCTTTCGATATGAATTGCATCTCCATATAACTTACTCATCATCACACCGCCTTCCAATGTAGCAATCATAATAGTTGCAACTTCATCGGCATCCACGGTTGGACGAATTTCACCTTTTGCAATTCCTTTTTGAATAATTCGGCAAATCATGTCGCGCCATGAATTCATTGCTTGTTGAGCACGATCGCGTAAAGCTGGATGAGCATCATCGCTCTCAATAGCTGTATTCAGTAGAGGACATCCTCCTTTAATCGGTGGATTTTCTATTAAGGTGTAGTATACATTAATGATTGCTTGTAAACGCTCAACAGCATGACGCTTGCTTCGCAAAGCAACTCTATGCAACTGTCTCATTTGAGCGATCGCATAATCAAAAGCCATGAGTGCCAATTCATCTTTGCTTTGAAAGTGGTTGTAGATACCTCCTTTCTGCAATCCTGTCACCTGCATGATGTCTGAAATAGACGAACCTGCATACCCCTGTTGATTAAACAGTTCGGCTGCTAACTGGAGAATTTTTTCTTTTGTTTGTTCGCCTTTCGACATCTAAATTTGTTTGCGACCGATTGGTCTGTATTAGCTTAACTTGATGGATAGTTTATAGTCAAGTCTTCTATGTGCTGTTTCCTGTTCCCCGTTCCCTCTTACTATATGAGTGCGATCGCGTTATACAATTGTGCAAAATATTGAGAAGAAATTCACAACAAATTCCCCACACCGCCAATTACGGCAAGAGGACACCATGACTCAGAACGGACGACAGGATAGACTTGACCGAATTGAGCGGATGCTGCAAACTCATGCTGAAATGCTTAATCAGTTGTCTCCGCTAATGACACAGGTGGCACAGATAGCCACTAGCACCGTTGAGAGCGTGGCTCGACATGATGAGATATTAGCTCGTCTTGCAGAACAATCTCTGCAAAATGCTGTGACTCTTAACAAATTAGAACAAAGTGTAGATCAGTTAGCCGAACTGGTAAAGACTTCTACCACTGAAACCATGCAGCTTGTGAGTGAGAATAATCAACAAATTCTCCGTATTTGGGAATACTTGATGAGTCAAAATAGTAACCTCCAGGGTGAAAAATAAGTGGAAAACAGAAAAGATTTCGGGTTGAGGCGATAGTGCGATGCATGGATAGCGACAAATGTGATTGCATGAGCCAGATGCAGTGCAGATCCGCCTGGCTTTGTTGCTACGGAAATTGAGTCATCCAAAATAAAGGAGAGCAGGGGAGGAACAGATGAGGGAGATAGGGAAGATGGGGACAAGTTTACTCTTATCACTTCCTCACCTCCCTTAACTCCTTGTCTCCTTGTCCTTTCCTTGTGCCTTATATTTATAATTCCAGCTAACTACTCACGTGCGGATACAACTTATCTCCAGTGGTAGTATCAAACACAAACAATTTACTTAAATCTAACTCTAACAACAAGCGATCGCCTGGGTGCGGATGCACATCTGCACCAGCTTGTACGTTTACCATTACCCCCGAACCAGGCAAAGCCGCACGAATTAAAGTCTCCCTTCCCAGTGGTTCCACCACCTTCACATCAACCACTAACTCTGCCAATTCTTCTGTTTGTGTTCTGTGTGATTCGTTAATTATATATATATGTTCCGGACGAATACCCAAATCAAACCCTTGCCCTTCCCGCAGATGCAACTTCTCTTTCATCTTTGCTGAAGCTAGTATATTTTGGCCATTGACATCAAAACCTTCAGCTACATATCTAGCAGGAAAAATATTCATCGGTGGGCTGCCCAAAAAAGTCGCCACCATGCGATTAGCAGGCTTGGCATAAATTGTTTGCGGCTCGCCAATCTGTTGAATTCGTCCCCTCTCTAGCACCACAATTTTATCAGCCAAAGTCATCGCTTCTACTTGATCGTGGGTGACGTAGATTGTAGTAACGCCTAAGTTTTGATGTAGTTCTTTTAACTCAGCTCGCGTATCATCTCGTAATTGAGCGTCTAAATTAGACAAAGGTTCATCTAATAAAAATACTTGTGGTTGACGGGCGATCGCTCTACCTAATGCTACTCGTTGTTGCTGTCCGCCAGAAAGTTGTTTGGGTTTGCGCTCTATTAAATGTTCTAGTGAAAGCGATCGCGCTACAGCCACCACCCTCTCTTTAATAATCTTGGGATCGACTTTGCGCATTCGTAACCCAAAGGCAATATTTTCTGCCACTGTCATGTGGGGGTACAAGGCATAGTTTTGAAACACCATCGCCACATCCCGTTGTCTTGCCGGGACATCATTCATCAACTCATCCCCGATGTAAAGTCTACCAGAGGTGGCAGTTTCTAAGCCGGCAATGGTTCGTAATATAGTAGATTTACCGCATCCTGAAGGCCCCACCAAAACCCAAAATTCACCATCAGGAATTTCAAAGCTAATATCCTCAATCGCGGTGACGTTGTTAAATTTACGCTTAATACTTTCTAGACGAACTTTGGCCATTGTTCGATTTTGGATTGGTGGGAGCGATCGCATTTTATCCTGAAATCAAGAAATTTAGCTTTTCTTTAATTTCATTCCAGTCATGCTATTAACTCCTCCCTTGTAAGTTCAGCATCCCGAAATATTTTGCCCAGCAGTCCTTTACCTAATAGTTTTATTTTGTCCAAGCCGGATGGGCAAATAAAGAAGCAATTACTCGCACTCCACGCAGTTGATTAGAAAGAGGTAAATGACCTTTGGGAGCATTTAAATCCCAGATAAATTCATTTGGATAGCGTGTCCAATTATTACCTTTTTTCCAACCGATTTTCGCCCAAAGATTATCCCAATTTTTTCCCAAACCCAACCAAATTTCTCGCTGTACTGAAAAGCCAAACTTGCCTTCAGAGTGGACTAACCACAAATTATTAATAGTTTGTAAGTCTGTAATTGGGAACTTATCTACTTCAGTAAAATATAGCCATTTGCGTTTTACAGCCTCAGTTCCAGCAACTTCACACATTTTTTGCAGAGTTATGCGATCGGCAGCTTGAAAATCCTGAGTTGCGAGTAAAGTTTGTAAGGGACGGTAATCAATCCCGCACTCTGATTTTAGAGGTACAACAC
This window encodes:
- a CDS encoding GUN4 domain-containing protein — protein: MTDPMIVSGSSSDIESLRRQLIAGSIQVQQQLIPQLAVLDNGGLDILMEFLLQRRDLTTTWVDGKAYQALYNSDSPQAKEFLQTHFPEGVVPLKSECGIDYRPLQTLLATQDFQAADRITLQKMCEVAGTEAVKRKWLYFTEVDKFPITDLQTINNLWLVHSEGKFGFSVQREIWLGLGKNWDNLWAKIGWKKGNNWTRYPNEFIWDLNAPKGHLPLSNQLRGVRVIASLFAHPAWTK
- a CDS encoding ABC transporter ATP-binding protein codes for the protein MAKVRLESIKRKFNNVTAIEDISFEIPDGEFWVLVGPSGCGKSTILRTIAGLETATSGRLYIGDELMNDVPARQRDVAMVFQNYALYPHMTVAENIAFGLRMRKVDPKIIKERVVAVARSLSLEHLIERKPKQLSGGQQQRVALGRAIARQPQVFLLDEPLSNLDAQLRDDTRAELKELHQNLGVTTIYVTHDQVEAMTLADKIVVLERGRIQQIGEPQTIYAKPANRMVATFLGSPPMNIFPARYVAEGFDVNGQNILASAKMKEKLHLREGQGFDLGIRPEHIYIINESHRTQTEELAELVVDVKVVEPLGRETLIRAALPGSGVMVNVQAGADVHPHPGDRLLLELDLSKLFVFDTTTGDKLYPHVSS
- a CDS encoding TetR/AcrR family transcriptional regulator is translated as MSKGEQTKEKILQLAAELFNQQGYAGSSISDIMQVTGLQKGGIYNHFQSKDELALMAFDYAIAQMRQLHRVALRSKRHAVERLQAIINVYYTLIENPPIKGGCPLLNTAIESDDAHPALRDRAQQAMNSWRDMICRIIQKGIAKGEIRPTVDADEVATIMIATLEGGVMMSKLYGDAIHIERLIKHLNDYIETQLSI